GAACAGGCTCACCAGATAATGGTCCTGCTGCTCCAGCAATGATAGGAATATCTTCTCGCCCAGCTAAATCAATTAAATAGGCAGTATTTTTTACAGATTGCTCTTTTGGTGTATTTCCATATCCACTGACGATACCGACAATATTTATTTCAGGATTTAATAATGCATACATTATGGCAAAAGAATCATCAATTCCAGGGTCTGTAAACAAAAGCACATTATAAGCCATTCCCTCTCCCCCGTGTATCTTTAAATTTTAATTCTTCCATAAGAATATGCCGAAAATTGGATTGAAAGTACTATCAGCTGTAAGGCAAAATACTCAAAAAGAACCGACTCGAGTTCGTCGAATCGGTTTCTTTTTATGCTTCTTTTTTTACTTTTGGTGCCGCCTTTTTCCTCGGTGCTGCAGGCTTCTTCACTATCGTTTCCTTCTTCGCTGCTGTTTCTTTCCTAACTGCGGTTTCCTTTTTTAATACAGGTTCTTTTCTTCCAGCAGTTTCATTCCTTGGCTTTGTCCTATCAATGGACGCCTGCAGGGCAGCCATTAAATCGGTAACATTTGAAGGTGTCTCTTTTGCGGTTGGAGTCACGGTTTCTTGTCCAGTACGTTTTGCCTCGATTAATTCAAGTAATGCCGTTCGATATTCATCTGTATATTTTTCAGGCTCAAATTCAGATGTTAATTGGTCAATTAGCATAATCGCTGTAACTAATTCTTTTTCTGTTACTTTATCTTCAGCTGGAACATTGGGAACATCAGCTGCACGGCGAACCTCATCTGGAAAATGGATCGTTTCCATTACCAATGTATTATCATATACACGAATAACTGCCATTTGCTCTTTTGATCGAATAATGATTTTTGCGATTCCCACTTTTTGTGATTCCTGAAGTGCTTTTCGGAGCAAAGAATAGGCTTTACTTCCACCTTCATTTGGTGACATATAATAACTCCGATCAAAATAAATAGGGTCAATTTCCTCCATTTTGACGAAATCAATGATTTCTACAGCCTTCTCTTCATTTTCCTTGCGGAGCTTTTCGAGGTCCTCATGGTCAAGCACAACAAATTTACCTTTTGTATATTCATATGCCTTTACGATGTCCTCTGGCTTTACTTCCTCTTCACATACCGTGCATATCTTTTCATATTTAATCGGAGCATGGCATTTATTATGCAGGGTCCGAAGTTTAATGTCTTTATCCTCAGTCGCCGTATGAAGCTTTATAGGTATATTCACCAGCCCAAAACTAATGCTGCCTTTCCACATCGTATGCATAGCGTCATTCTCCAATCTTTTTGTTATTATTTTTGCTTTTCTTTATCCACTCCATTCCTAAAAACAATTGGTAAAGGATGAATCGTTATGGTTTGTAACAAAATAAAGAAAAAGAAAGGAAATACACTAATGAAACCGATGCTGCCAACACTAACCTTTGATTTAACAATTCAACCTGATTGGCTGTACGAGGTTAAATATGATGGGTTTCGGGCTATATTGAATTGGGATAAAAGCGGGATTACATTAACTAGCAGGAATGATAAGCCATTACTAGCACAGTTCTCGGAAATAAAGGAATACCTAGAATCTCACGAGGAGTTTTTTCAATCACACCTTCCCCTTCGCCTTGATGGTGAACTTGTATTTCTGGAAAGTCCCTATAAGGCAAACTTTTCTACCATCCAGATTCGCGGTAGAATGAAAGCAACTAAAAAAATTGCTGAACAAGCTGTTAAATCTCCTTGTCGCTTTATGGTCTTCGATATCCTTGTATTGGCTGGGAAAGCTATGCATTCGAAGCCGTTTGACAAACGGAAGGATGAGCTTTTTAACCTATTCAAACAACTTAGTCTTCCAATAGAAGCAGATCCATATAGTGATCATTTAATTCAGTTTGTAGTGGCACATACAGAGTTTAATAAGTTATGGGAAAATGTAGTATTACAGGATGGGGAAGGAATTATTGCTAAGCATAAAAATAGTCTTTGGGAGGAAGGAAAAAGGTCTTTACAATGGTTAAAATACAAAAACTGGAAATACGTCTCCTGTTTTATTACTTCCTTCGAAAAAACAAATGGATACTTTTATGTAGGAGTTTATAAAGAAGGGGAAATCCATGGAATTGGTCAAGTGCTTTTTGGTCTTAAGCCGGATGAAAAATCAGCACTTCAAAGTACCATCAAGCAAAATATGGTTCGTGAGGACAGTCAATTTATCTATGTTGACCCGGCTATTTGTTTAGAGGTTAAATATCTTGAGCTTTATGATAACCACCTGCGCGAGCCTCATTTTCATACCTTCCGCTTTGATTTAAAGCCGAAAGAATGTACATATGAACAATTTATTTTTAAACAAAAAAACTTACCTGAGGATTTGGATATTACGCATCCTGATAAGCCTCTATGGAAAAATCATGATATACAAAAGGCTGACTTTATTCTGTACTTAAGAGAAATTTCTCCTTATATGCTGCCTTTTTTAGAAAATAGGATTTTGACGGTTATTCGTTACCCTCATGGGATGTTTGGTGATCCTTTTTATCAAAAGAATTGTCCGGATTATGCCCCGGATTTTGTGCAGACACATCAGGCTGAAGGAATCGACTATATCGTTTGTAACAATTTAAAAACATTCATTTGGCTGGGAAATCAGCTGGCGATTGAATTCCATATCCCTTTTCAGACCATTCACAGTAAGGGAGCTAGTGAAATTGTCTTTGACTTAGATCCTCCCTCAAAAGACGAATTTCATTTGGCGGTAAAAGCAGCTTTGTTAATCAAAGAAGTCCTTGATCAATTAAATCTCATTGGATATATAAAGACATCAGGAAATAAAGGATTACAAATCTATCTGCCGCTCCCTGAGAATGTATATTCCTTTGAAGATACACGTCTATTCACGAGCTTTATTGCCGATTATTTAATTTCCAAGGATCCTGATTCGTTTACCATCGAACGTATGAAAAAAAATCGTGGAAACAGGCTTTACGTTGATTATGTGCAGCATAGTGAAGGGAAAACGATTGTGGCCCCATATTCCATGAGGGGAAATGAACATGCCGGGGTTGCCACACCGCTCTATTGGGAAGAAGTGAGTGATAAACTGAATCCTGTCCACTTTACGATGGAAAATGCTTTGAATCGGATTCGAAAACAAGGCGACCCATTTAAAAATTACTTTCAAACAAAATCTATTCAAGCCTTTGAGCCCGTGTTAGAAGTATTAAAAGCTAAGAAATAAATATCATAGTGACCGTTCCATTGTTACGAATCTGGTTTCGGTCACTATAGATCTCTTATAGTTACCGTTCTCTTGTTTCGAATCTAGCTTCGGTCACTATAGACAACTTATAGTTACTGTTCTCTTGTTTCGAATCTAGCTTCGGTCACTATGAGCCACTTATAGTTACCGTTCTCTTGTTTCAAATTTGCCTTCGGTCACTATAGACCTCTTATAGCGACCGTTCTCTTGTTTCAAATTTGCCTTCGGTCACTATAGACCTCTTATAGTGACCGTTTCCTTGTTATTAATCTTTTCGGTAACTATAAACCCCTCCATTTACCATCATTAACCCAAATTCATTTTCATCAAGCCCTTCGGTCACTCCAGTCTATCTACATTGATCAAAAAAGCAAAAGTCACATAGATAGAATCTCTATGTGACCTTCCCCATACTATTCTAATAGTTACTTTTACAATCCTGTACTCTTTAGATAGGCTTGAGCTTCTGCCTGAAGTTTTTCGTAGGTTTGCTGTTCAGCAAACTTTTCCTTCGAACTAACTTCAAAAGTTTTAAGACCCCATTCCACTTCTACCTTTGCTTGGTATAAGTATGTTGCATTTCCGATCAAATCAATATAATAATTCTCGTCATTTTCATGAACCACACATTGTACTTTACCGCCATTATTATATACATTTATGATTTCATCCACATTATTTAGGCCTTGTAGGCAAGTGACTAAAGAAGATGCTGACATTGCTGTACCACAAGCATTTGTAAAGCCTACCCCGCGTTCAAAAGTATTTACATAAATACTTCCCTCATCCAAAGATTTAACAAAGCTGACGTTGACGCCATCAGGGAATAACTCATTTGGATTATTTACCTTCTCACTTATATCTTTTTGCACTCCGGATGTCAATTGCTCTGTTTCCACAATCGAGATTAAATGTGGATTCGGCACCGCAAGCGCAGAAAATGTTAACTCCTGTGACAGCTCTGGGATATTTTCATTTATTAAGTTTGGTTCATTTAGATTCAATGGTAAATCACCCAGACGGAACGAAACGGGTGAAATTTCTACTTGGTAGGTGGTCACATTGGGATAGATATCTGCTTGCTTACTCACCTTTAAATCAGCCTTCATCGTTTCAATAACCGCTTCACTTAGCCCCCGCATTTCACAAATATATCTGGCAACCAACCGTAGACCGTTTCCACACATCGATGCCTCTGAACCATCAGTGTTAAATACCCTCATTCTTCCATCAGCACGATTGCTTTTCATAATAAAAAGAATACCATCTGCACCTAACTCTGAATTCCGATCACATAACAAAGTGGCAAGCTCTGCCCTTTCGTCTTCTGAGAAGGAATAAGAATTCGTTATTTCATCAATTAAGAGAAAATCATTTCCTGAACCATGACCTTTAATTAAATCAATCTGCACCACAAATACCTCCGCCATTTTTTAACTTATTCTATCAAATAATTGGCGAGAATAACACTGCCTTACCTCTCAATAAAATATTCATTTATCAAAAAGGACATCCTTAAAAGCTTGTCCTTTTCTGTTAAGTTCTCTGAAAGTGAAAGAACGGGAGTATTAGGTTCCGGGAATACACTACTCCATTCAACAGGCATCCACCCCCGTCTCAGCCGTCCGACTTGCTGCCTTGATTGACTGTAAACACGTTCATCCATATAATATGCAGAACCTTCAACTACGCCAATAAAAAGACCATTCTCATCCATCATTTCTATCTTACTTTTCAACAAAGATAGTTTTTCCTTTTCATAGCAGCCTACAAAGTTCATATTTCGATCATAAACCTCAATGACTATTCTCTTTAACTGCTTTATTTTATAAAATCCAACAATCTGGTCTAGATGATTATAAAGGGCATAAATCCTAGGTTTTCTAAACAAGAATAACCCTTTTTGCTTATATTTTTTAAACATTCCTGCCCGGTGTCCATCAGGAAAAAAGAGATGTAAACAGGGCTGTTGGTGGTTCATGAAAACAACAACAAGGTCTCTTGCTTCAAAAATATTTTGAAATTTGCTTTGAAGTTGCGTCATATTACGCTCGATTGACACAGATTGTCTCACCCTAAAAAGATAGATTTGAAAACTAATAAGGCTGTAAACAATAAAAGGTATCATTAATATCATAATCTGGTTATTTTGAAGATAATATAGATTCCCGACACCAATGATGATTGCAGGAACGAGCGCTGCTATGCTGCCATTTAAGGTAATATTGGCACTGCCACGGTAATATTCATGTATTTTCATCTAGAAAACTCCTTATCTGCCTCTCTTATCTTTATTCTATTAAACGTGAACAAAAAAAATGATAGGAGTTTTTTCGTTAAATTAGTAGAAAAAAAGAAGCCATTTAATGACCTCTTCATGAAAATTGCTATATACCAATCAAAATGGTCTTAAGAGGCAAGCTCTTTTTTCTTAAATACGAACACACTTAACCATAATAGGATAACAATGAGGAGGATGCCTATTAAACTAGCTGGCAGTGTATCATCAGGAAGGTTCCCTGTAGTTAACAAAGCACTTGCATAACTAGTTAACTGCGAAGGGCTCCACTCTAGTAAGTGAGAAAGTACCCCGCTAATAATACTCACCACCAGTACCAGTGCCAGCGATATGAAGGCTGCCATCCCTGGAGACAAGAGAGCTGAACTAAAAAATATGGTAACAGTTAATATGACAGTTAACCACACCCCATATAAAACTAACGATTGGAAAAATTCCCCGAATGCCACCCACTCAAATAACTGACCAGTATAATACCATGTTGATAGATACCCTATAAATAAAGAAAACCATACCAACAAAAGACTACCCGCCCATTTAGAAGTAATATAAGACAGATAGGAGACCGGTTTTACTAAAATCATGGCTGCCACTCCACTTTTTCGTTCACCAGCAATCACACCCATAGTACCTAGAACAATGATTAAAACTCCAAGTGTAGAGTATTGGCTGAGCCCGGAAGCTAAAACGGCTCCAGCCGTTGGAGGTGGTATATCAATAATCGCTTCTTCTGGCAGGCCGCCAAATGATTTTATGATTTGCGGTAAATAATAACTCGTTACCGGCTCTGATACGCCTAATAAGATAAAGGTAATGGGTACCCAAATCCATTTAAAATTCCTCCACATTTCAAGAATCTCTTTTTGAAAAAGTGTCATCCACTGGCTCATTTTCCCACCACCTTCATAAATACATCCTCAAGGGTCATACTGCTCATTTCAAATTTATCCAATTGCCAATCTTTTTCAAAAATCAGCTTTAAAAACTCTTTCCTGGCTAGCTCAACATTCGTAACAAATACACTAATTCGATTTCCATCTACCAAAATTGATTTAGTTAAGGAATGGTTTTTTAGAGTGCTCTCCATCTCCTCCGTTTTCTTTCGGAAGATCAAGTCGATTTTTGCCTGTTGGTGCCGCTCACGCAAGTTCACCATTGTCCCAGACTCAACAATTTCTCCATTATGTAGAAATAATATTTCATCACATACTTCCTCAGCATCATTCAGGATATGAGTAGAGAATAGTATTGTGGTCTCCTTCTTCAATCCCTCTAGAAGCTCGAGTACTTCTCTTCTTCCAAAAGGATCTAATGCAGAAACTGGTTCATCCAGCATGACTAACTGCGGACGGTGAATGATTGCCTGTGCAATGCCAAGCCTTTGTCTCATCCCGCCAGAATATTTACCTACTCTTCTATTTTTCGCATTGCTTATTCCAACAAGCTCCAGCAGCTCCAAGGATCGTTCCTTTGCTTCTTTACTTGTTAATCCTGCAAGTTTTCCCACATATTGAAGAAACTCCAATCCAGACATCCAGTCATAAAAAACCGGAAATTGTGGCAAATAGCCAATTAAATGGCGAATATCTCCATCCTTTTTAGCATCACTAAAGGTAATTGACCCTTCAGTTGGTTTCATCAAACCCGAAAGCATCCGCAGCGTTGTCGTTTTACCTGCCCCATTTGGACCTAAAAGGGCAATACACTTGCCCTTTTCTAGTTCAAAGTCAAGCCCCTTTATTACCTCATGACCTTGAAAAATCTTTTTTAGCCCTTTAATTTGGATGAGAGACATTAATCATTTCTCCTTCCAATCACAAAATAGAGAATTGGCCCAATAATATTTACAAACACAATAATAAATACCCATAAAAGCTTCGGACCATTTGTTTTTTCAATTCGGGATAAGTCTATAAATGATACGATTAATAAAATAAGTTGGATAATAAAGAGCGGCGCGATCAATCCCCAGTTAATCTCTTCTAATAAATCCATACTAATTCCCCCTTCTTTAACTTTGTATAATGATATGACGTTTGAACTATAAAAACGTTCAAAACCCAGCAATTTTTTTTTGCTGGGCTTGTTGGTCTATATTATTTAATTACTCTAAAGACTAATGGGAATCGATATTCATTTCCTTCATAAGCTTTTACTGCAGCGATGATAGTAAATACGAGGGCCATAATTCCCAAAATCCATAATAGGAAAATACCAACGATTAGGAAGACTAAGATTCCGGATATTACTGAATAAACAGTGTAAGAAATGAAAAAGTTAAAATATTCTCTTCCATGATAATTGATAAATGATGACTCATCCTTTTTTAATAACCATATAACAAGTGGACCTATAATCGGAAAAAAAAGACTAACAACATAGAGAATAGCCGCAAGCATTCTTTCTTCACTTTTTACCATTTCATGATTCCCCCAACTGAAAATTTTTTCTATCTTTCCCTAATACTTACGCTTATACCAGGAAAAGGTTTCGTAATTTTTTTAAAAATCACTTACTTTCCACTATCACTTCAACAGAACTGTTGATAAAATAGTAAAAATACTATTTTAAGTATGGGAAAGGTTAAATTATCATGAAAATACTTCTAAAAAATGCGAATGTCTATCCCATCACATCCCAGCCAATTCAAAACGGGGATGTCTTGGTTGAGAACGGAAAAATAATAAAAGTAGGAAAAAATCTTCTTGTTGATACAAATGTCAAAATCATTGAATGTAATAACCATTATCTTTTTCCCGGGTTTATTGATGTTCATACCCATTTAGGTTTATATGATGAAGGAACTGGATGGGCTGGTAATGATGCAAATGAGACGGCTGAAGCCATGACACCGCATATACGAGCCATTGATGGTGTCTATCCATTAGACCCCGCCTTTACCGATGCGATTAAAAGCGGTATCACAACTGCACATGTCATGCCAGGCAGTGCCAATGTCATTGGAGGAACCACATCTGTCATTAAAACAACGGGTAAAAATGTTAAAAAAATGATCATCCAGGAAATTGCAGGTCTAAAGCTTGCGCTGGGGGAAAATCCGAAAAGAATTCACAGTCAGGGAAATAATGACTCCATTACAAGAATGGGAATCATGGGAATGCTCAGGGAAGCTTTTTATAAAGCAATCCATACAGATACCCCTGATGATTTAAGAGTAGCTCCACTCGTTATGGCTTTAAAAAGAGAAATTCCTGTCAGAATTCATGCACATCGTGCTGATGATATTATTACCGCATTACGTCTTGCAGAGGAATTCAATCTAGATTTAAGAATTGAGCATTGTACTGAAGGACATTTAATTGCCAATGAGTTATCTGGAATCAATTTAAAAGTTTCTGTCGGACCAACCTTAACCAGAAGATCAAAAATTGAACTGAAAAACAAGACTTGGAAAACCTATCAAGAGCTTACTAATAACGGTGTCGAAGTCTCGATAACAACCGATCATCCTTATACCCCAATTCAATATTTAAATCTATGTGCGGGCATAGCCGTGCGTGAGGGTCTTTCCGAGCAAAATGCACTTGAGGGAATCACGATACTTCCAGCGAGGAACCTAAGGTTAGACACTCATTTGGGAAGCATAGATGCGGGAAAAGAAGCTGATTTAGTGCTATGGAGTCACCATCCGTTTCATTATTTAGCAAAACCAAAATGGACGATGATTGGCGGTGAAATCGTTTTCTCAGAAGAGTAGAAATATGTTGAAATTTGCCAATAAATAATCACGAAAAAACAACAAAAAACCTATTTATTTTTTTTATTTTTTCTTGTATGATACTCTAAGTGAGACCGAAAAAGGCCTGAAAATCTGGGGGTAAATCACATTATTTTTCATCAACAAAAAAAATGATATAGGGAAGGCAAATGGTGCGCCACCAGTAATACCTGGTTCTAGTGGGTTCGATTCCCACCCCGAAATTTTTTAGTTTATCTGAATAAAAAATTTCGAGGGTGGGCCGCTTCTTTAGACATGGAATCGGATTGCCCAATGGAGGGAAATTCAATGCTTAAGAAACGAGATCTTCATGAGAGCCATGTATTATTTGAACTAATGTCGCATCCAGATGTCTTTCCTTTTGTGCGTCAAAAATGTGATTCTTATGAAGAATTTATCTTTATGACAAAACAAACAATAGAAGCAGAAGAGCGCGGTGAATTGATTTCACGGACGATTCTGGATGAATGGGGTAACCCAATCGGAACCATTAATCTATTTGATATTGAAGATAATGCTGGATTTTTAGGCACATGGCTTGGTAAGCCTTACCATGGAAAAGGCTATAACAGCCCAGCAAAGGATGCTTTTTTCCAAGAAGTTTTTTATAACATGGGAATAGAAACCATCTTTATGAGGATTCGTAAGGTAAATATCAGGTCTATTAAGGCTGCCGAAAAACTCCCTTATGTTGTTAAAGCCAATGAAACTAGAAAATCACTTTATGACCAATTGAATGCAAATGGTGATGTGTACGATTTATATGAAATTCCTAAAGACCAATACTCCTTCTATCTCATGAGAAATGGTGCTGTACAAGAAGAACCTTCTCATTTGTTAGAAGCATAAGAAGCAACCGGCCATGGCCGATTGCTTCTTTTTTTGTTTTTATAAAGTATATTATTAATCCGTTACATCTTGTTCCATTCCTGAATTAACCTCACTAATACCCATGTGGAGCAAAAATTCTTCTAGTTCCTCATTCGTTAATGTTTCAAAACGACCATCATGAAAAAATACTTGAGTTTGATTTGGATTAATTCTATTCATGTTAAAACTCATTTTATTTTGCTCCTTTCATAGATGTGCTACATCTATTATCCACAAAAGGTATACAATTTATGCCACAAAATCGAATAGTTCAAAAATTGTAAAAAGGAAAGACTATAACGTTTCCTCCGTTTGTTGAGGTGTTTTTGCTTGATAATAGGCCTTCCCGAGTACATCCATTCCTCCTGTAACAGGAATAATACACCCAGTAATGAAGTCAGATTTCTCTTCAAGAAGAAAGGAAATTACTCTCGATATATCCTCCCCCGTTCCTTGGCGTCCAACTGGAACGTTTTCACTTAAGATGGAGTCTTCAATATCTTTCTCCTTCCATTGAGAGATGATATCCCCTGGGCAAACCATATTAGCGGTAATTCCAAAGTTCGCTTCCTCAATGGCAATGGTTCTAGTGAGTGATGCAAGTGCTGTCTTTGCAGCACTAAATGCCGATCGGTAGATCCAGCCTGGAGCTGTTTCCACTCTATCAAAACCCATTGTAATAATTCTTCCCCAGTGCTGCTTTCGCATAATTGGAATGATTACCTTGGATAAATAGAATACTGCATTTAAATTGCCATTTATTAAATAATTCCATTCATCGATTGAATACTCCGTCATTTTCTTTCTCTCGCGTACATATGGTCCTGCATTATGAATGACAACATCAATTGAGGAAAATTCCGACAAGACTTTTTCAACAATGTGCGTACAATCAGACTGATTTGCCACATCACCTTGAATGCAAATGATTTTATTCCCGAAATACTTTTCAAGCTCTTGTGATAAAAGAAAAGCTTCTTTTTTACTGTTTCGATAGTTAATCGCCAGCTGATAACCTTGTTCGGCAAGCTGCCAAGCAGTTTTTTCCCCTAGACCAGTAGCTCCCCCAGTAATTAAAGCCGTTTTTTTCTTCACGAGCCATTACCTCTCAATATAGTTTTTCTATACTATATGACTGACATGCATGTTATATATGCGAATATAAATGTTTCTGTTTATAACGCATAGCATCTTTATTGCATAGTATATGGTAGCAATGCCCAGTGAGAGTATACAGAAAGGGTGGGAAAATTATGTTTCCATGGAATTTATTTCCTTTTAATAAAGACATGAAGAATAAGCTTCAGCATATGAAACCAGATGAAATCGACCAATTTATTAAAGGCATTATGGGAAATGTAATGCCCTCTCAATCGGGTGGTGCCATAAATCCTCAAGACGTTGTGAATCATTTCAAATCCCATCCCTCTCAGCAGGGTAATACATTAAACTCTTCAGCCTTTGAAACGCATGATTCCGTATTCGTTAGAATACCAATTAAGGATGAATCACTCCTTAAAGATTTGCGGATTTATCATACTGCGAATCAGCTAATGGTGGAGCATATACCAGAGCGAGATGCTAAACATTCCATCACGCTCCCGGCAATGGTAAAAAAGAAAGGATCCACTGCTAAATATAAAGATGGAATACTTGAAATAAAATTAATAAAAGCATATGACATTCAATATTCGCAAATCGATGTTACAGAGATATAGAAAAAAGACAGCAATTACACTGCTGTCTTTACATCTCTAATGCCCTTCCATATCCATTCCTTCCATTGAATCCTTCGATTCATTTGGGTCCTCCGTTTCACTTGCTGTTCCAATAACAAATTCTTTCTTAGGCATATTGTGCATATCTCTAGCTGTTACGTGTGAAATAATATAATACGTTCCTTCTTGTGCGAACGACTTTTCTAAGCGATAGATTCCATCTTCAGCATGCTCGATTTTTACCTTTTCGTGGTTTTCATCCTTCGCACGCCAAATTTCAAATTTCACCTCGTCTGCGTCTTCAACATTCTCTTCTCCTTGTGTAACCTTTGCTTCAAAGATAATCGGTTCATTGGCTTGTCCATGCTCCGGGGTAACAGTCAACTTGACTTCTACAAACTCAGGCAACTCTTTTTCAGCTTGATTTTGATTGTCTTTGGTACCGCATGCACTGACGACCAATAAAGCTAAAATCAATAGACTTAGCAATTTAATTTTTTTCACGTTTAACTCTCCTTTATCAATTTCTCCATAATACCATTGTGGACATGGATAAGTGATACCTTAGCCTCATTTGAGATGGTCGACTGTGTGATTCTGCTAATAGCGGAATAGTATTTTTCAAATTTATTCTTCCGTATTCTCGGATGAGAGTTCTCATCAAGCAGTTCCCTTTTCACTGCCTCTGTTAAGGTCTCTTCACTGTTTCTATCACTGGCAGCTAGCATACGATTATTCCAAATCATTCGATATTCAGCTAGTAAT
This Neobacillus sp. YX16 DNA region includes the following protein-coding sequences:
- a CDS encoding Ku protein — its product is MHTMWKGSISFGLVNIPIKLHTATEDKDIKLRTLHNKCHAPIKYEKICTVCEEEVKPEDIVKAYEYTKGKFVVLDHEDLEKLRKENEEKAVEIIDFVKMEEIDPIYFDRSYYMSPNEGGSKAYSLLRKALQESQKVGIAKIIIRSKEQMAVIRVYDNTLVMETIHFPDEVRRAADVPNVPAEDKVTEKELVTAIMLIDQLTSEFEPEKYTDEYRTALLELIEAKRTGQETVTPTAKETPSNVTDLMAALQASIDRTKPRNETAGRKEPVLKKETAVRKETAAKKETIVKKPAAPRKKAAPKVKKEA
- a CDS encoding ABC transporter ATP-binding protein; the protein is MSLIQIKGLKKIFQGHEVIKGLDFELEKGKCIALLGPNGAGKTTTLRMLSGLMKPTEGSITFSDAKKDGDIRHLIGYLPQFPVFYDWMSGLEFLQYVGKLAGLTSKEAKERSLELLELVGISNAKNRRVGKYSGGMRQRLGIAQAIIHRPQLVMLDEPVSALDPFGRREVLELLEGLKKETTILFSTHILNDAEEVCDEILFLHNGEIVESGTMVNLRERHQQAKIDLIFRKKTEEMESTLKNHSLTKSILVDGNRISVFVTNVELARKEFLKLIFEKDWQLDKFEMSSMTLEDVFMKVVGK
- a CDS encoding DNA ligase D, with translation MKPMLPTLTFDLTIQPDWLYEVKYDGFRAILNWDKSGITLTSRNDKPLLAQFSEIKEYLESHEEFFQSHLPLRLDGELVFLESPYKANFSTIQIRGRMKATKKIAEQAVKSPCRFMVFDILVLAGKAMHSKPFDKRKDELFNLFKQLSLPIEADPYSDHLIQFVVAHTEFNKLWENVVLQDGEGIIAKHKNSLWEEGKRSLQWLKYKNWKYVSCFITSFEKTNGYFYVGVYKEGEIHGIGQVLFGLKPDEKSALQSTIKQNMVREDSQFIYVDPAICLEVKYLELYDNHLREPHFHTFRFDLKPKECTYEQFIFKQKNLPEDLDITHPDKPLWKNHDIQKADFILYLREISPYMLPFLENRILTVIRYPHGMFGDPFYQKNCPDYAPDFVQTHQAEGIDYIVCNNLKTFIWLGNQLAIEFHIPFQTIHSKGASEIVFDLDPPSKDEFHLAVKAALLIKEVLDQLNLIGYIKTSGNKGLQIYLPLPENVYSFEDTRLFTSFIADYLISKDPDSFTIERMKKNRGNRLYVDYVQHSEGKTIVAPYSMRGNEHAGVATPLYWEEVSDKLNPVHFTMENALNRIRKQGDPFKNYFQTKSIQAFEPVLEVLKAKK
- a CDS encoding PLD nuclease N-terminal domain-containing protein, whose amino-acid sequence is MDLLEEINWGLIAPLFIIQLILLIVSFIDLSRIEKTNGPKLLWVFIIVFVNIIGPILYFVIGRRND
- a CDS encoding DUF4870 domain-containing protein; protein product: MVKSEERMLAAILYVVSLFFPIIGPLVIWLLKKDESSFINYHGREYFNFFISYTVYSVISGILVFLIVGIFLLWILGIMALVFTIIAAVKAYEGNEYRFPLVFRVIK
- a CDS encoding ABC transporter permease, whose protein sequence is MSQWMTLFQKEILEMWRNFKWIWVPITFILLGVSEPVTSYYLPQIIKSFGGLPEEAIIDIPPPTAGAVLASGLSQYSTLGVLIIVLGTMGVIAGERKSGVAAMILVKPVSYLSYITSKWAGSLLLVWFSLFIGYLSTWYYTGQLFEWVAFGEFFQSLVLYGVWLTVILTVTIFFSSALLSPGMAAFISLALVLVVSIISGVLSHLLEWSPSQLTSYASALLTTGNLPDDTLPASLIGILLIVILLWLSVFVFKKKELAS
- the dapF gene encoding diaminopimelate epimerase is translated as MQIDLIKGHGSGNDFLLIDEITNSYSFSEDERAELATLLCDRNSELGADGILFIMKSNRADGRMRVFNTDGSEASMCGNGLRLVARYICEMRGLSEAVIETMKADLKVSKQADIYPNVTTYQVEISPVSFRLGDLPLNLNEPNLINENIPELSQELTFSALAVPNPHLISIVETEQLTSGVQKDISEKVNNPNELFPDGVNVSFVKSLDEGSIYVNTFERGVGFTNACGTAMSASSLVTCLQGLNNVDEIINVYNNGGKVQCVVHENDENYYIDLIGNATYLYQAKVEVEWGLKTFEVSSKEKFAEQQTYEKLQAEAQAYLKSTGL
- a CDS encoding SDR family oxidoreductase is translated as MKKKTALITGGATGLGEKTAWQLAEQGYQLAINYRNSKKEAFLLSQELEKYFGNKIICIQGDVANQSDCTHIVEKVLSEFSSIDVVIHNAGPYVRERKKMTEYSIDEWNYLINGNLNAVFYLSKVIIPIMRKQHWGRIITMGFDRVETAPGWIYRSAFSAAKTALASLTRTIAIEEANFGITANMVCPGDIISQWKEKDIEDSILSENVPVGRQGTGEDISRVISFLLEEKSDFITGCIIPVTGGMDVLGKAYYQAKTPQQTEETL
- a CDS encoding GNAT family N-acetyltransferase, translated to MLKKRDLHESHVLFELMSHPDVFPFVRQKCDSYEEFIFMTKQTIEAEERGELISRTILDEWGNPIGTINLFDIEDNAGFLGTWLGKPYHGKGYNSPAKDAFFQEVFYNMGIETIFMRIRKVNIRSIKAAEKLPYVVKANETRKSLYDQLNANGDVYDLYEIPKDQYSFYLMRNGAVQEEPSHLLEA
- a CDS encoding amidohydrolase, yielding MMKILLKNANVYPITSQPIQNGDVLVENGKIIKVGKNLLVDTNVKIIECNNHYLFPGFIDVHTHLGLYDEGTGWAGNDANETAEAMTPHIRAIDGVYPLDPAFTDAIKSGITTAHVMPGSANVIGGTTSVIKTTGKNVKKMIIQEIAGLKLALGENPKRIHSQGNNDSITRMGIMGMLREAFYKAIHTDTPDDLRVAPLVMALKREIPVRIHAHRADDIITALRLAEEFNLDLRIEHCTEGHLIANELSGINLKVSVGPTLTRRSKIELKNKTWKTYQELTNNGVEVSITTDHPYTPIQYLNLCAGIAVREGLSEQNALEGITILPARNLRLDTHLGSIDAGKEADLVLWSHHPFHYLAKPKWTMIGGEIVFSEE